A window of Pseudophryne corroboree isolate aPseCor3 chromosome 12, aPseCor3.hap2, whole genome shotgun sequence contains these coding sequences:
- the LOC134980822 gene encoding olfactory receptor-like protein OLF3 has protein sequence MEYMNHTFGNRFILIGLSTNPYLQTLYFVVFLVMYMVTILGNVLIIIVLRFDTRLQSPMYFFLSNLSFIDLCFSSTIVPKLLINTLAKDKSISFLGCAAQMYFHLALGGTECIILSIMAYDRYVAICNPLRYTTIMNKILCVHLAVGAWLANFLNSISYAFFTFHLPYCRSNHVNHYFCEMPPLFRLSCKDTLLNEIAVYVSGGLVGLCAFLLTLMSYIQIISTVMKIRSTKGSRKAFSTCSSHLVVVCLYFGAIVFVYMRPRNSYSPEKDRAVSILYTVVTPMVNPMIYSIRNNEVKGSLRRMLTPKVQSYLSS, from the coding sequence ATGGAGTACATGAACCATACTTTTGGAAACAGATTCATCCTCATCGGACTCTCCACCAACCCCTACCTGCAGACTTTGTATTTTGTAGTATTTTTGGTGATGTACATGGTCACCATCCTAGGCAATGTTCTTATCATCATAGTACTGAGGTTTGACACCCGACTACAATCCCCCATGTACTTCTTTCTTTCTAACCTATCATTCATTGATCTCTGCTTCTCCTCCACCATTGTGCCAAAACTGCTAATAAACACCCTGGCTAAAGACAAAAGCATTTCCTTCTTAGGATGTGCAGCCCAGATGTATTTTCATTTGGCCTTGGGAGGGACAGAGTGTATTATTTTGTCAATCATGGCCTATGACAGATATGTAGCCATCTGCAACCCTTTACGCTATACCACAATCATGAACAAAATACTGTGTGTTCATTTGGCTGTCGGAGCTTGGTTAGCAAATTTCCTAAACTCTATCTCATATGCCTTCTTTACCTTCCACTTGCCCTATTGTAGGTCTAATCATGTCAACCATTATTTCTGTGAGATGCCTCCTTTGTTCCGCTTGTCATGCAAGGATACATTATTGAATGAAATAGCAGTATATGTCTCTGGGGGGCTTGTGGGTCTCTGTGCATTTTTACTGACACTCATGTCCTACATCCAAATTATCTCCACTGTCATGAAGATCCGCTCCACCAAAGGCAGTCGCAAGGCTTTTTCCACATGTTCCTCCCATCTTGTAGTGGTCTGTCTTTACTTTGGTGCCATTGTCTTTGTGTATATGCGTCCTCGGAACAGTTACTCACCAGAGAAGGACAGAGCTGTGTCTATCCTGTATACTGTTGTCACTCCGATGGTCAATCCCATGATCTACAGTATAAGGAACAATGAAGTTAAGGGAAGTCTGAGAAGGATGCTGACCCCCAAGGTCCAATCCTACCTTTCTTCATGA